The segment TGGCTGTATCGCTTCCATGGGATTTTGTATACCCTGAGGACTCACCAAGAGGACGTATTATAGAGGAATGTGTTTTGCCTGTGGCCCGTGACGCAAATAAGCCTTTTGCCCTGATGATAGGTGTGAAAAGGCAGCTAAATCCGGGTCTTAAAGACGCCGGCGATGGGGTAGGTAAAGCAGATATAAGGGCAGTTGAATATCTGTGTGCCCATTATCCCCACAACAAATTTATGGTAACATTGCTATCAAGGGAGAATCAACACGAATTAGCTGTAGCTGCACGCAAATTCAGAAATCTTATGCCTTTTGGATGCTGGTGGTTTTTAAACAATCCCAGTTTGATAGACGAGATAACCCGTATGCGAAGTGAACTTTTAGGAGTAAGCTTTATTCCCCAGCACTCCGACGCCAGGGTACTGGACCAGCTCATATATAAATGGTCCCATTCTCGAAAGATTATAGCAGATGTACTTATAGACAAGTATACAGATCTAAGCAAAACAGGGTGGGTCATTACGCCGCAGGAGATAAAGAGAGACGTTGAGAAGCTCTTTGGAGGCAATTTCTGGAGCTTTTTAGAGCGGAAATTTTAATTCTGACGTTATGGCAAAAGGCTATTGAGAATTATCTCAATAGCCTTTTTTACAAAGCCTCTTTTACCTTAATATCTTCTGGCGCCTATATAGTATTGTCTGAACCAGCCGCTAAAATCCGATATTGTAGCTTTTTGTTGGGAGCTACTCATATGTATAAGCTGGTTATTTCCAATATATATGCCTTCGTGAGTAGGACCGTTTCCGGATGTGGAGAAAAACAGGATATCACCCGGCAACAATTTATCGCTACTCACGTATGTACCACCTTCGTACTGGTCCACAGCTGTTCTTCCTATAGATATACCTGCTTGCTTAAAAACATACTGGACAAAACCAGAACAATCAAAACCTGATGGAGTTGTACCTCCGTATACATACGGGGTGCCCAGATATTGCTTTGCTATATCGACGATACTGGTGTTTACCGCAGCTCTTTCATAAAGGCCTCGGGACACCACAACGGCTGAAGTTGACAGAGCTCTTTTTATCGCGCTGATAGTCTGCGGTCCAGCAATACCATTTACAGGCAAATTGTATTTTGCCTGAAATGCTTTTACGGCCCTTTCTGTGGCCGGTCCAAATACACCATCTATTCCGCCGGTGCTATAACCCAATCTGTTCAGGTTTTCTTGTAACATTTTTACGGCGTCGCCCCTGGAACCCTTTTTTAGGGTTGTGCCATACTCCGGTGTTTCAAGTGACGTTCTGTCTACACTGCCACTGGATGATAAAGAATTTCTACCGTTTAAAAGGGACTCAATTCGCTGGTATGTCATAGGTCCAACGATACCATCTACAGGGAGGCCGTTATTGCTCTGGAATTTTTTTACGGCATCTAAGGTAAGAGGACCAAATACGCCGTCAACACTGCCTTTTAAGTACCCTAGATTTTGAAGCTCCCTTTGCAGCTTTACCACGGCTTGTCCTGTGGAACCATAACGGAGAATCCCAGCGGCAAAAACACTGGGTGTCTGCAATAGCGTATAGGCGATCAACGCTGATGCCACGATTTTTTTTGTATTCAACACCAACCATCCTTTCTCTTTTAGCCTACGAGGTTAGTTGACGGGTTCGGTAAAGAGCAAACCCTACCGCTTTAGAAAATTCTAAAGCGGATTCACCCCAAAATTTATCCCCCGCTCCATACAAAGTATGGATTAGGCTAATTATTAATTAATTATTAAGTATATTAAGATTATATTACAGATGTATTTAAAAAGTCAAATTTTTTAAAGAAATTTTAACTAAGGCTTGAAA is part of the Caldanaerobius fijiensis DSM 17918 genome and harbors:
- a CDS encoding C40 family peptidase — translated: MNTKKIVASALIAYTLLQTPSVFAAGILRYGSTGQAVVKLQRELQNLGYLKGSVDGVFGPLTLDAVKKFQSNNGLPVDGIVGPMTYQRIESLLNGRNSLSSSGSVDRTSLETPEYGTTLKKGSRGDAVKMLQENLNRLGYSTGGIDGVFGPATERAVKAFQAKYNLPVNGIAGPQTISAIKRALSTSAVVVSRGLYERAAVNTSIVDIAKQYLGTPYVYGGTTPSGFDCSGFVQYVFKQAGISIGRTAVDQYEGGTYVSSDKLLPGDILFFSTSGNGPTHEGIYIGNNQLIHMSSSQQKATISDFSGWFRQYYIGARRY